In Desulfoferula mesophila, the genomic window GGCTCCAGCGCGGCCTGGATCAGGTCCCAGTTGGCCGTGGGGTAGCTCTCGCCCTGGTCGAAGCCGGAGCGGGGGCACACGTGGGCCTCCTCGCCCCCGGCCACGGGGATGCCGTAGAGGCGGCAGGTGAGGGGGCGCTCGGCGTAGAGCAGGCAGCGGCCCTTTTCCAACAGAGGACAGGCCACCCGGGCCCGGCTGAAGGTCATGAGGCGCTCCTCGGGCGATTGCCCCAGGGCCTGGCGGGCCACCTGGTCGAAGAGGGCCTCGGCCTTTTCGGCCCGGCGCAGAGCCTCGCGGCGGGCGTTGCGGGGCAGGCGGCGAAAGGCCAGGGCCAGGGCCAGGGCCTCGGCCGGGGTCAGGTCGAACACCGCGTGGCAGCAGTCGTCGCACCCGGAGCCGCAGCGCACCTCGGCGGGGAAGGATTGGGCCACCTGGGCAAAGGCGGCGTCGGCCCGCTGCCACAGGGCGGCCAGGCCCTGGCGGAAGGCCGCTAGATCGGCCGGGGGTTGCGATTGGCTCATGGAAACGTTCCTCGCGCTGCTGGGTGGGGTTACTTTAGGCCAGGGTCCGAGGGGCGTCAAGCGCGGCGGTTTGAACCCGCCCGGTAAAATGCCTATAATCGATAGAGAATGATCCGCTCATACCCAAGCTGTTAGGTGCTGCCCCGCCGGCACGCATTACGAAAGGAGAGCACCATGCCTGAGTTCATGAATCCCTTCCCCGGAATGGTACCGGGACGCAAGATGAAAGACCGCGAGTTGGCCCGGGCCATCCGCCTGTCCTTGGCGGCCGAGGAAGAGGCCATCCATCTCTACGAGGCCCTGGCCGACGCCACCACCAACAAGCTGGCCGCGGCGGTGCTGCAAGACATCGCCAACGAGGAGAAGGAGCACGCGGGCGAGTTCCTGCGCCTGCTCAAGATCCTGGACAAGGGCGAGGAGCAGTGGCTGGCCAACGGAGCCGACGAGGTGGAGGAGATGGTGGCCAAGCTGAAACCGGCCCGCAAGAAGGCCGCCAAGAAA contains:
- a CDS encoding YkgJ family cysteine cluster protein; this translates as MSQSQPPADLAAFRQGLAALWQRADAAFAQVAQSFPAEVRCGSGCDDCCHAVFDLTPAEALALALAFRRLPRNARREALRRAEKAEALFDQVARQALGQSPEERLMTFSRARVACPLLEKGRCLLYAERPLTCRLYGIPVAGGEEAHVCPRSGFDQGESYPTANWDLIQAALEPLSGLALELAPQLGDERRDLARVLRWAQAQALTLEALEA
- a CDS encoding ferritin family protein; translation: MPEFMNPFPGMVPGRKMKDRELARAIRLSLAAEEEAIHLYEALADATTNKLAAAVLQDIANEEKEHAGEFLRLLKILDKGEEQWLANGADEVEEMVAKLKPARKKAAKKKAAPKKK